In a single window of the Corvus hawaiiensis isolate bCorHaw1 chromosome 19, bCorHaw1.pri.cur, whole genome shotgun sequence genome:
- the CDC42EP4 gene encoding cdc42 effector protein 4: protein MPILKQLVSNSAHSKRRSRADLTAEMISAPLGDFRHTMHVGRAGDAFGDTSFLTSKAGEPVPDVGEEPGASKPSLLSRRFRSSKRSQSVTRGDRRDMLGSLRDSALFVKNAVSLPQLNEKDVDRSAGQLPKSLSSSPVKKLPEEMSPEEQQRPNGAAAGPLSPGLDERDFGDITDLPVVVAKSGAGLKHAESIMSFHIDLGPSMLGDVLSIMDKDQWEQDEDPDVEESREEEEGEPAPPGSPLVAVAALPSQSPARGAGGRSPRDSSPASSCTSGPEERSPVPRPPSQRGGPLKRPDKEFSFADEDDDEIRV, encoded by the coding sequence ATGCCGATCCTCAAGCAACTCGTGTCCAACTCTGCCCACTCCAAGCGCCGCTCGCGGGCCGACCTGACGGCCGAGATGATCAGCGCGCCCCTGGGGGACTTCCGCCACACCATGCACGTGGGGCGCGCCGGGGACGCTTTCGGGGACACCTCCTTCCTCACCAGCAAGGCCGGGGAGCCGGTGCCGGACGTGGGAGAGGAGCCGGGCGCCTCCAAGCCCAGCCTGCTGTCCCGCCGCTTCCGCAGCAGCAAGCGCTCGCAGTCGGTGACGCGCGGGGACCGGCGCGACATGCTGGGCTCGCTGCGGGACTCGGCGCTCTTCGTCAAGAACGCcgtgtccctgccccagctcaaCGAGAAGGACGTGGACAGGAGCGCGGGGCAGCTGCCCAAGAGCCTCTCTTCCAGCCCCGTGAAGAAGCTGCCTGAGGAGATGAGCCCCGAAGAGCAGCAGCGCCCGaacggggcggccgcggggccgctgAGCCCCGGCTTGGACGAGCGCGACTTCGGGGACATCACGGACCTGCCCGTGGTGGTGGCCAAGAGCGGGGCGGGCTTGAAGCACGCCGAGTCCATCATGTCCTTCCACATCGACCTGGGGCCCTCCATGCTCGGAGACGTGCTGAGCatcatggataaggatcagtgGGAGCAGGACGAAGACCCCGATGTGGAGGAGAGccgcgaggaggaggagggggagcccGCCCCGCCTGGTTCCCCACTGGTGGCCGTGGCGGCCCTGCCGAGCCAGAGCCCGGCCCGCGGCGCCGGTGGCCGcagccccagggacagcagTCCGGCGTCCAGCTGCACCTCGGGGCCCGAGGAGCGCAGCCCCGTCCCCAGGCCACCGAGCCAGCGGGGGGGGCCCCTGAAACGCCCCGACAAGGAGTTCTCGTTTGCTGATGAAGACGATGACGAGATCCGGGTATAA
- the CPSF4L gene encoding putative cleavage and polyadenylation specificity factor subunit 4-like protein has translation MMQELVAGVERIRFDSEADVEQQRGARPLPFPGVDSVQGRPRHGGAKPAVCKHWLRGLCKRGDGCDFLHDYDATRMPECYFYSKFGECSNQDCPFLHAGATASAVGCPWYDRGFCRHGPLCKYKHTRRVMCANYLVGFCPEGPKCKFVHLKAGLMVSSTDPSKEAGCPWGLVQRDLTAAEERGGEDVPPKEPPPHVTQHLAAHLWDTSGCPPSPQNLLEGGTCSKRGSASPCR, from the exons ATGAtgcaggagctggtggctgGTGTGGAGAGGATCAGGTTTGACTCGGAGGCTGACGTGGAGCAGCAGCGAGGAGCTCGGCCCCTGCCCTTCCCGGGGGTGGACA GCGTGCAGGGCCGCCCCCGGCACGGCGGGGCCAAGCCCGCGGTGTGCAAGCATTGGCTGCGAGGGCTCTGCAAGAGGGGCGACGGCTGCGACTTCCTGCACGACTACGACGCCACCAGGATGCCCGAGTGCTATTTCTACTCCAAGTTCG GTGAGTGCAGCAACCAGGACTGTCCCTTCCTGCACGCCGGTGCCACCGCCAGCGCCGTGGGCTGTCCCTGGTACGACCGTGGCTTTTGCAGGCACG GTCCCCTGTGCAAGTACAAGCACACGAGGAGGGTGATGTGTGCCAACTACCTGGTGGGCTTCTGCCCGGAGGGACCCAAGTGCAAATTCGTGCA CCTCAAGGCCGGGCTGATGgtgagcagcacagacccaTCCAAG GAAGCTGGATGTCCATGGGGGCTGGTACAGCGGGATCTGactgctgcagaggagaggggaggtgAGGACGTGCCACCCAAGGAGCCACCTCCACATGTCACCCAGCACCTGGCAGCTCATCTGTGGGACACCAGTGGGTGTCCCCCGAGCCCGCAGAACCTGCTGGAAGGAGGCACCTGCTCCAAG agAGGATCAGCCAG